The following are from one region of the Halarcobacter sp. genome:
- the cybH gene encoding Ni/Fe-hydrogenase, b-type cytochrome subunit, with translation MIKKHYEFSFWLRITHWVRAIAIIILTASGFYIAYPFIAPATNGGEPTNFLNALFRSWHIIFGFLLIAVTIGKFYLFIFDKQSRLERDSFWDFINPKVWLQQIGYYLLITKHPHGKGVYNPLQFLAYVGIYLSIVMISLTGLILYVHVYHEGMGGVLFDVMRSFEVLLGGLAWVRELHHIFMWVFIIFLPIHVYLAVFNSVYGKSGAMDSIISGYRWIKSKK, from the coding sequence ATGATAAAAAAACATTATGAATTTTCATTTTGGCTTAGAATAACTCACTGGGTTAGGGCAATTGCAATTATAATATTAACTGCATCAGGTTTTTATATTGCATACCCATTTATTGCTCCTGCAACAAATGGAGGGGAACCAACAAATTTTTTAAATGCTTTGTTTAGATCATGGCATATTATTTTTGGTTTTCTTTTAATTGCAGTTACAATAGGAAAATTTTATCTATTTATATTTGATAAACAAAGTAGATTAGAAAGGGATTCATTCTGGGATTTTATTAATCCAAAAGTTTGGTTACAACAAATAGGTTATTATCTATTGATAACTAAACACCCTCATGGGAAAGGTGTTTATAATCCCTTACAATTCTTGGCATATGTAGGTATATATCTATCAATTGTGATGATATCTTTAACAGGACTTATTTTATATGTTCATGTTTATCATGAAGGAATGGGTGGAGTGCTTTTTGATGTTATGAGAAGCTTTGAAGTACTTTTAGGTGGATTAGCATGGGTTAGAGAACTACACCATATATTTATGTGGGTATTTATAATCTTCTTACCAATACATGTTTATCTAGCGGTATTTAACTCTGTATATGGTAAAAGTGGAGCTATGGATTCAATTATCAGTGGTTACAGATGGATAAAAAGTAAAAAATAA
- a CDS encoding HyaD/HybD family hydrogenase maturation endopeptidase, whose product MNILILGIGNILFQDEGIGAHFIHYIDEKYEFSTDKHSVNIVDGGTLAQRLIPLIIKFDKVYVVDCIDALDSKAGDVYFFDYLKAPSEIDWQGSAHEVEMLQTLNMIKMNGDLPETHVIGVIPKRVADDTTFDLSDEIVKATATMEHTLIKSLEEMGVEVSVRDKDVTIEDISKISFKREIINDSRI is encoded by the coding sequence ATGAATATATTAATACTAGGAATTGGGAATATATTGTTTCAAGATGAGGGGATAGGCGCTCATTTTATACATTATATTGATGAGAAATATGAATTTTCAACTGACAAACATAGTGTAAATATAGTTGATGGAGGAACATTAGCTCAAAGGCTAATTCCTCTAATCATCAAGTTTGATAAAGTATATGTTGTTGATTGTATTGATGCACTAGATTCAAAAGCTGGGGATGTTTATTTTTTTGATTATTTAAAAGCACCTTCTGAGATTGATTGGCAAGGTAGTGCCCATGAAGTTGAGATGTTACAAACTTTAAATATGATAAAAATGAATGGAGACTTACCTGAAACTCACGTTATTGGAGTGATTCCAAAAAGAGTTGCTGATGATACAACTTTTGATTTAAGTGATGAGATTGTAAAAGCAACTGCTACTATGGAGCATACACTTATTAAATCTTTAGAAGAGATGGGTGTAGAAGTATCTGTAAGAGATAAAGATGTAACTATTGAAGATATTTCAAAAATATCTTTTAAAAGAGAGATTATAAATGATTCTAGAATATAA